A window of the Schlesneria paludicola DSM 18645 genome harbors these coding sequences:
- a CDS encoding twitching motility protein, translated as MDGSDAYGLPIDKFFRVLIGLSATELVMQTGLPASFRIKGDLSPLDMPPMDGDTMRALLVADGQAG; from the coding sequence ATGGACGGCTCGGACGCATATGGATTGCCGATTGACAAATTCTTTCGCGTACTGATCGGTTTGAGCGCGACCGAGCTTGTCATGCAGACGGGGTTGCCCGCGTCATTTCGAATCAAGGGTGATCTCTCGCCACTCGACATGCCCCCAATGGATGGGGACACGATGCGCGCTTTGCTGGTCGCTGATGGACAAGCAGGCTGA
- a CDS encoding B12-binding domain-containing radical SAM protein — protein MPDIVLATLNARYLHSAFGLRYLFANLDELQSRTVLLEFTIQQPTLDILAAILEQRPRIVGLGVYIWNIDETTRLVADLKRIRPEIVVVLGGPEVSYETEQQEIARLADRVICGEADLAFAKFCREQLEEPSTPAGDVPNLLTIDRSHVSNAPLPVLTDLVLPYELYSDHDIAHRVLYVEASRGCPFTCEFCLSALEIPVRQFPLESFLQSMQRLLDRGALQFKFVDRTFNLNLRVGRAILEFFLSRYRPGMFLHFEMIPDRLPDSLKDLIVQFPAGALQFEVGIQTFNEEVCEHISRRQDNAVVEQNLRWLKESTGVHIHADLIVGLPGETLESFAAGFDRLVGMGPHEIQVGILKRLRGTPIVRHDAEWRMIYSPHPPYEILSTRLLDFSAIQELRRFAKYWDTIANSGNFVETLICLWQAAAASADSVENDIPSPFFAFRRLSSWLFEQERKLHGIPLGRLVELLLTYLTDVLKQPATEVAANLWRDYQRGGRSDKPHCLRPYIDAAEIQATTSQRLPKVGPKRQSRHRTEGLDSDLGQALA, from the coding sequence ATGCCGGATATCGTCCTTGCCACATTGAATGCTCGCTATCTGCACTCGGCGTTCGGACTGCGCTACCTGTTCGCAAATCTGGATGAACTTCAGAGCCGAACGGTCCTGCTGGAGTTCACCATCCAGCAACCCACGCTCGACATCCTGGCGGCGATTCTCGAACAACGACCTCGTATTGTCGGATTGGGAGTCTACATCTGGAATATCGACGAGACGACACGGCTTGTTGCCGACTTGAAGCGGATTCGTCCAGAGATTGTCGTTGTCTTGGGAGGACCAGAAGTCAGCTACGAGACGGAACAGCAAGAGATCGCTCGGTTGGCCGATCGCGTCATCTGTGGCGAAGCGGATCTGGCGTTTGCCAAATTCTGCCGCGAACAGCTCGAGGAACCATCGACGCCAGCCGGTGACGTTCCGAACTTGCTGACGATCGACCGATCGCATGTCTCGAACGCACCTCTTCCCGTCTTGACCGATTTGGTTCTGCCCTACGAATTGTATTCTGATCACGATATCGCGCATCGGGTGTTGTACGTAGAGGCCTCGCGAGGGTGTCCCTTCACATGCGAATTCTGTCTGTCGGCACTTGAGATTCCGGTCAGGCAATTCCCGCTTGAATCGTTTCTGCAATCGATGCAGCGGCTGCTGGATCGAGGCGCGTTGCAGTTCAAGTTTGTCGATCGCACGTTCAATTTGAACCTGCGAGTGGGGCGTGCGATCTTGGAATTCTTCCTGTCGCGATACCGCCCCGGCATGTTTCTGCATTTCGAGATGATTCCCGATCGATTGCCTGACTCGTTGAAAGATCTGATCGTCCAGTTCCCGGCAGGGGCGTTGCAATTCGAAGTGGGGATTCAGACGTTCAATGAAGAGGTGTGCGAGCACATCAGTCGCCGTCAGGACAACGCGGTGGTCGAACAGAATCTGCGGTGGCTGAAGGAGAGCACGGGCGTCCATATCCACGCGGATTTGATTGTCGGTCTACCCGGCGAAACGCTGGAGAGCTTCGCGGCCGGTTTCGATCGACTGGTGGGAATGGGACCCCACGAAATTCAAGTCGGGATCCTCAAACGGCTCCGTGGCACGCCGATTGTCCGACATGACGCCGAGTGGCGAATGATCTACAGCCCTCATCCGCCCTATGAGATTCTGTCGACACGCTTGCTCGACTTTTCGGCAATCCAGGAGTTGCGTCGGTTTGCCAAGTATTGGGACACCATTGCGAACAGTGGAAACTTTGTTGAGACGCTGATCTGTCTTTGGCAAGCGGCAGCAGCATCGGCAGATTCTGTTGAGAACGACATCCCGTCCCCGTTTTTCGCATTTCGGCGACTTTCAAGCTGGTTGTTCGAACAGGAGCGCAAGCTGCATGGAATTCCACTAGGGAGACTGGTCGAACTGTTACTGACCTATTTGACGGATGTCCTGAAGCAGCCTGCGACTGAAGTCGCAGCCAACTTATGGCGAGACTATCAACGTGGGGGTCGCAGTGACAAACCGCATTGCCTGAGGCCCTACATCGACGCGGCCGAGATTCAGGCGACGACAAGCCAGCGATTACCTAAGGTCGGTCCCAAGCGACAATCACGGCATCGAACCGAAGGCCTTGATTCCGATCTTGGTCAGGCTTTGGCTTGA
- a CDS encoding WXG100 family type VII secretion target encodes MSQAVVDPVDLRRFAALLRDFTTELQSRLSAVNGQMNALSQTWRDQEHLKFADEFSQHLKLLARFIEANEQHVPYLMRKAERIEEYLSQK; translated from the coding sequence ATGTCACAAGCCGTTGTTGATCCCGTCGATCTGCGTCGATTCGCGGCACTATTACGCGATTTTACGACCGAGCTGCAAAGTCGGCTGTCTGCCGTGAATGGACAAATGAACGCTCTCAGTCAGACGTGGCGTGATCAGGAGCATCTGAAATTCGCCGACGAGTTCTCACAGCACCTAAAGCTTCTCGCTCGCTTTATCGAGGCCAATGAGCAACATGTTCCGTACTTGATGCGAAAAGCTGAACGCATCGAAGAATACCTGTCACAAAAATAG
- a CDS encoding flagellar basal body P-ring protein FlgI → MNNFDPSQLSRRQWMQFAAIAASFPVATAWGKAITTDNDDDDETEDDDARYRTKLDTNLIGDHTNVGGLEPVVLEGVGLVRSLAGTGGDPAPSQYRTALLEDLKKDGYKNPHSILSSPNTALVIVRAYLRPMIRKGERLDVEITVPSNAAVSSLVGGELLEVRLSDKAIVDGKLMAGHTYAIARGPVLTAGLGASTVKEPALLKQGRVLSGAVVLKERDLTLNLKRDFISVRNAKRVSEAIGRRFHDFDEYGIKKTLATPKTDQKIVLRVHPSYKENPARYLQVIRHMAFTETPVELRVRMARLKHDLCIPKTANASALQLEAIGQDGIPILKHGLTSPTIECRFHSAVSLAYLGETAGLVHLVECAKKERAFRRYALDAIATMEDADAHIALKGLMSEPSDETRYGAFRALWTLDRTDPFIRGEILGVREEDERRDNEYKLYVLKTEGPPMVHVTLRTRPEIVLFGAEQEFTPPLYLSAGKHIMVTAQPGSDKVQLARFEVGKMDQRKEVSLRVADVIRAANELGATYPDVLQLLADASRQKNLPTAIAVEKIPLAGRAYYRPESKDTPSDARKIRIGRESNEQNEFPGFGQSDEGERKKPESVGGRSNGSLASVPTESSDDSDDTETSPSDAKKKKKSGANKKDEKSKSSWKWFGGNK, encoded by the coding sequence ATGAACAATTTTGATCCCTCGCAGTTGTCGCGTCGTCAGTGGATGCAATTTGCCGCGATTGCCGCTTCGTTCCCCGTAGCGACGGCATGGGGAAAGGCGATCACGACGGACAATGATGATGACGATGAAACGGAGGATGATGATGCCCGCTACCGAACGAAGCTCGATACGAACCTGATCGGCGATCATACCAATGTTGGCGGATTGGAACCGGTGGTCTTGGAAGGTGTCGGCCTGGTCCGAAGTCTCGCAGGAACGGGTGGAGATCCAGCGCCCTCGCAATATCGTACCGCGCTGCTGGAAGACCTGAAGAAAGACGGTTACAAGAATCCGCATTCGATTCTGAGCTCTCCCAATACTGCGTTGGTAATTGTGCGGGCCTACCTTCGCCCGATGATCCGCAAGGGTGAGCGCCTGGACGTTGAAATCACCGTTCCTTCGAACGCCGCAGTTTCGAGTCTGGTCGGCGGTGAACTACTGGAAGTTCGCTTGTCGGACAAGGCAATCGTCGATGGCAAGCTGATGGCGGGTCACACGTATGCGATCGCTCGCGGGCCAGTCCTGACTGCCGGGTTGGGAGCATCTACAGTCAAAGAGCCTGCGCTCCTCAAGCAGGGGCGAGTGCTCAGTGGAGCGGTCGTGCTGAAAGAGCGCGACCTGACACTCAATCTGAAACGCGATTTTATTTCTGTTCGAAACGCCAAACGCGTGTCCGAGGCAATTGGCCGACGGTTCCATGATTTTGATGAGTACGGAATCAAGAAAACGCTGGCGACTCCCAAGACCGACCAGAAGATCGTATTGAGGGTTCATCCAAGCTACAAAGAGAATCCTGCGCGTTATCTCCAGGTCATTCGGCACATGGCGTTTACGGAAACGCCAGTCGAGCTTCGCGTGCGGATGGCTCGTTTGAAACACGATCTGTGCATCCCCAAGACCGCCAACGCAAGTGCACTGCAACTTGAGGCGATCGGCCAGGATGGGATTCCGATTCTGAAGCACGGTTTGACGTCACCCACGATTGAGTGCCGTTTCCATTCGGCAGTCAGTCTTGCGTATCTTGGCGAGACCGCCGGTTTGGTCCATCTGGTCGAGTGTGCCAAGAAAGAACGTGCATTCCGGCGGTACGCGCTGGATGCGATCGCGACGATGGAAGATGCCGATGCGCATATCGCGCTCAAGGGGTTGATGAGCGAACCGAGCGACGAGACTCGCTACGGAGCCTTTCGTGCACTTTGGACGTTGGACAGAACAGACCCGTTTATCCGTGGCGAAATACTCGGGGTACGGGAAGAAGACGAGCGTCGCGACAACGAATACAAACTGTACGTTCTGAAGACGGAAGGCCCGCCGATGGTGCATGTCACCTTGAGGACGCGGCCAGAAATCGTCTTGTTCGGAGCCGAACAAGAATTCACTCCGCCGCTGTATCTGTCCGCAGGCAAACATATCATGGTCACGGCGCAACCCGGTTCGGATAAAGTCCAGCTCGCCCGCTTCGAAGTGGGCAAGATGGATCAGCGGAAAGAAGTCTCCCTGCGCGTCGCGGACGTGATCCGTGCTGCAAACGAACTGGGGGCCACATACCCTGACGTCCTGCAGCTGCTGGCGGACGCCTCTCGGCAAAAGAATCTGCCGACAGCCATTGCCGTTGAAAAAATACCGCTGGCCGGACGCGCCTACTACCGTCCTGAGTCGAAGGACACTCCGTCGGATGCACGCAAGATTCGGATTGGTCGCGAATCGAACGAACAGAACGAGTTTCCAGGTTTCGGTCAATCGGATGAGGGTGAACGGAAGAAGCCCGAGTCGGTCGGCGGACGCTCGAACGGGTCGCTTGCCAGCGTGCCGACAGAAAGCTCGGACGATTCCGACGATACGGAGACCAGTCCGAGTGACGCCAAGAAAAAGAAGAAGTCTGGTGCGAATAAGAAGGACGAAAAGTCCAAGAGTTCCTGGAAGTGGTTTGGCGGAAATAAATGA
- a CDS encoding DUF480 domain-containing protein, whose amino-acid sequence MSESSTEHVSLKDLPRKQRRVLGVLLEKAFTVPEQYPLTLKAATTGCNQKNNRDPVSNYDEDDVLETLNQLQERGLIGCLHTEGGRTERYRHYMRHKTPLNEQQLAIMTELMLRGKQQLGELRTRASRMVGIDSQEDLRRELQSLMDAGLVRANGPLDRRGIEVDHDLYPRSENHEPLATYSVDDSDAVTSRPASPPQQMSRPAVPEVLVSNASNERFTNLESMIRELRDELASVRSEFQTLQNSFEDLRRQLGG is encoded by the coding sequence TTGTCTGAATCGTCCACTGAACATGTTTCGCTGAAAGACTTGCCACGGAAGCAACGACGAGTATTGGGCGTGTTACTGGAAAAAGCATTCACGGTGCCCGAGCAATATCCGCTGACGTTGAAGGCCGCGACGACGGGATGCAATCAAAAGAACAATCGCGATCCCGTTTCCAACTATGACGAAGACGACGTGCTGGAAACATTGAATCAGTTGCAGGAACGCGGCCTAATCGGCTGCCTGCATACGGAAGGGGGACGCACAGAACGCTATCGCCATTACATGCGTCACAAGACGCCACTGAATGAACAGCAGCTGGCGATCATGACCGAGCTGATGCTACGTGGTAAGCAGCAGTTGGGGGAATTGCGAACGCGTGCCAGCCGGATGGTCGGTATCGATTCCCAAGAGGATTTGCGGCGCGAGCTACAGAGTCTGATGGATGCGGGACTGGTTCGAGCCAATGGTCCACTGGATCGCCGCGGCATTGAAGTGGATCATGATCTGTACCCTCGCTCAGAGAACCACGAACCACTCGCAACCTATTCCGTCGATGACAGCGATGCCGTGACGTCCCGTCCTGCATCGCCGCCGCAGCAGATGAGTCGTCCAGCCGTGCCCGAGGTGTTGGTGTCGAATGCCAGTAATGAACGGTTCACGAATTTGGAATCCATGATTCGCGAGCTGAGAGACGAGTTGGCGTCGGTGCGATCCGAGTTTCAGACGTTGCAGAACAGTTTTGAAGACCTTCGCCGACAGTTGGGCGGATGA
- a CDS encoding phosphohexomutase domain-containing protein, which produces MSNPLNATGHLNESEHPIYTCPGELYSIPRSIHLARLAAFYPKCRDCAHRFDGGHAFPRPPEPNRETDRLAVRNTMLTDENVRGIYLNELDRNRALKWGESLAADLWNERPLVARPKSTELAFAPPLPPVAPQAASASAVAGPTVVVAFDERPSSPDIVTGLVLGLRRMGCPVIDLGQASLPTLIFNVQALDAAAGVLVTGAGCDLSFTGFDFVGRGGLPFSAQRLLNLEQLTKTDVGRQTRQVGIHQPCQGQLPYEANLEPYFHALRPLSIVCGSSTRWLPRTIDRLFAKLPCTIKHVPLPIRRRNLLDASDADLLQVATSVVDGRHHLGVIIDDDGQHVAFVTDQGRLVNARDVARLLFEISQREHRHAQFVVATSWHHDVTHWLQGRDASLICEVESISDLIRLLLEREALLAISADGRVWFRQSYPTCDALLVLARTLQVLSLSDAPFSEVVSRIDRNDVQPQR; this is translated from the coding sequence ATGAGTAACCCGTTGAATGCCACGGGTCACCTCAATGAATCGGAACATCCGATTTACACGTGCCCGGGCGAGCTCTATTCGATCCCACGCAGTATCCATCTGGCACGACTTGCGGCATTCTATCCCAAGTGCCGCGACTGCGCGCACCGCTTCGATGGCGGCCACGCGTTTCCACGTCCTCCCGAACCGAACCGTGAAACCGACCGCCTTGCCGTCCGCAACACGATGCTTACGGATGAAAACGTTCGCGGCATTTACCTGAACGAGCTTGACCGCAACCGTGCGCTGAAATGGGGCGAATCGCTCGCCGCCGACTTGTGGAACGAACGTCCCTTAGTCGCCCGTCCAAAATCCACAGAACTCGCGTTCGCACCGCCGTTGCCGCCCGTTGCCCCACAAGCCGCCTCCGCGAGTGCCGTCGCTGGCCCGACAGTCGTCGTCGCCTTCGATGAACGACCATCTTCGCCCGACATCGTCACCGGGCTCGTCCTGGGATTGCGACGCATGGGTTGCCCGGTCATCGACCTTGGTCAGGCCAGTTTGCCGACTTTGATTTTCAACGTTCAAGCGCTGGATGCGGCGGCAGGAGTCCTGGTCACAGGGGCAGGCTGCGACCTGTCATTCACCGGATTCGATTTCGTTGGGCGCGGCGGTCTGCCGTTCTCGGCCCAACGTCTTCTCAATCTGGAGCAACTGACCAAAACGGACGTCGGCCGACAAACTCGTCAGGTGGGTATTCATCAACCCTGTCAGGGACAACTTCCATACGAGGCGAATCTAGAACCTTACTTTCATGCTCTCAGGCCACTGAGCATTGTCTGTGGTTCGTCGACACGATGGCTGCCGCGGACAATCGATCGCTTGTTTGCGAAGTTGCCCTGCACAATCAAGCACGTGCCCCTGCCGATACGACGACGAAATCTGTTGGACGCCAGCGACGCGGACCTGCTGCAGGTGGCCACGTCCGTCGTCGATGGACGGCATCATCTGGGAGTGATCATTGATGACGATGGCCAGCATGTCGCATTCGTGACCGACCAGGGACGTCTCGTCAACGCCCGCGACGTGGCGCGACTGCTTTTCGAAATCTCACAGCGCGAACATCGTCACGCCCAGTTTGTGGTCGCGACATCCTGGCATCACGATGTTACGCACTGGTTGCAGGGCCGCGATGCCTCATTGATCTGCGAAGTAGAATCAATTTCGGATCTGATTCGGCTTCTGCTGGAACGCGAAGCATTGCTCGCGATCTCGGCCGACGGGCGCGTCTGGTTTCGTCAGTCGTATCCGACATGCGATGCACTTCTGGTGCTCGCCAGAACACTTCAGGTCCTGAGTCTCAGCGACGCTCCATTCTCCGAGGTCGTGTCGCGAATCGACCGAAACGATGTGCAGCCCCAGCGATGA
- the smc gene encoding chromosome segregation protein SMC has translation MLKSLELFGFKSFADRTRFDFSTGINCVVGPNGSGKSNVVDGMKWILGDQSAKSLRGKEMTDVIFNGSASRKPSAFAEATLTFDNSGGLLPLDMQEVQIGRRIWRNGDAEYLLNRAPARLKDIKDLFLGTGAGTAAYSIIEQGRVDQILQGSSATRRSVFEEAAGISRFKTRKIDAQRKLERVGQNLERLTDIVDEVEAQLNATRSQAAKAAKFHDVSTALKKWWLGLAADDFRHLSVELEAIEKQLVESSRRLGELGEQQKVFEAREAAFDAELAKYDEQLRDVERRNSGGREAIAGHEATIQFQTARLQELESELARLQRQQFMLGRRARETRLEIAGQQDRLIEFEQENSACQRRVVEHEQDVVLAARELAVRRDQLERDHARRLELTKLVSDTANAVTMLQANVATLRSNQQKIISQLDALDGTIAERDLERAQGLRRVEEASQSQQLALQNLRSSQLNRANLLGVQEETKRTLAECRERRSAAHARKSLLEDLELRQEGLGIGVKEILTRARTSPSPPWNSIVGSVAELLDVDLERAALLEVALGPRAQLIVLREYQALLDYLNQGTVLLTNRIGFIAIPDRSISQSIAPVQHGDRFVHLQLDPEKLPDLSREPGVVMRADQLILSDRGIIGLAPAVLSDTWIVETIDVALRLAVGPGIGLRFVTMQGELLEANGSLFVGTIRTETSLLSRKSELRRLKNDLTLLDRDIATAEQSLQSMYQSLTGADSELEALAAELDYANQRLADLKSELSAQDQTLERLNRERQMLAQQLLDGDEALTRHEEEYAIALQQATTTDEELQNLVASLTVRGDEVASLEQQHRQLEQQKSELQLELVKQAERLESLKSQEGRLKEELQQRMAQHEEAERRYGTSFAQCERILLQILNTRAARDERMLVAEQIQSILHGLENEKRALRIERSQFVEQELALRKQRRELEDRHHGNEIRVREMKSNLAGLDERLEEEYQLKLVDVVESGVSALGMLIEERNSKPSHRHKARKEKEEESHANEGETTEPEIAADDAHIEPLPATVDDTHHETAMSVVDNGLPLLFSEARPELDARVNRLRKQLKMMGAVNTDSLRDLEMQENRFTQLSAQLQDLVEAKQTLEDIIRKINAESRRLFLETFETIRNNFRDLFRQVFGGGEGDIVLEDPDDILDCGIDIAARPPGKELRSISLLSGGEKTMTAIALIMSIFKSKPSPFCILDEVDAALDEANVERFTAVVKAFQQTTQFIMITHHKRSMTVADVLYGVTMEESGISKRMSVRFEDVSDDGNFKPSAQPSAA, from the coding sequence ATGCTCAAGTCCCTCGAACTGTTCGGCTTTAAGAGTTTTGCCGACCGAACTCGGTTCGACTTCTCGACGGGCATCAATTGCGTCGTCGGGCCGAACGGCAGCGGTAAGAGCAACGTCGTCGACGGCATGAAGTGGATTCTGGGCGATCAGTCGGCGAAAAGCCTGCGCGGTAAGGAAATGACCGATGTCATTTTCAATGGGTCCGCCAGCCGCAAACCAAGTGCCTTCGCGGAAGCGACGCTCACCTTTGACAATTCAGGCGGGCTTCTGCCGCTCGATATGCAGGAAGTGCAGATCGGACGCCGAATTTGGCGCAACGGAGACGCCGAGTATCTGCTGAACCGAGCTCCGGCGCGGCTCAAGGATATCAAAGACCTGTTTCTGGGGACCGGTGCCGGCACGGCCGCGTACAGCATCATCGAGCAGGGCCGTGTCGATCAGATTTTGCAGGGGAGCTCGGCGACACGCCGCAGTGTCTTCGAAGAGGCGGCCGGGATCAGTCGCTTCAAGACACGAAAAATTGACGCTCAACGAAAGCTCGAACGCGTCGGTCAAAACTTGGAACGCCTGACCGATATCGTCGATGAAGTTGAAGCGCAGCTCAATGCGACGCGCAGCCAGGCTGCCAAGGCCGCGAAGTTTCATGATGTCTCGACAGCGCTGAAGAAGTGGTGGCTCGGACTGGCCGCGGACGATTTTCGGCATTTGTCTGTCGAGCTTGAAGCGATTGAGAAACAGCTCGTGGAATCGAGTCGTCGGTTGGGCGAACTAGGCGAACAGCAGAAGGTCTTCGAAGCACGCGAAGCCGCGTTCGATGCCGAACTGGCAAAGTACGATGAGCAGCTGCGCGATGTCGAACGGCGGAATTCCGGTGGCCGCGAAGCGATCGCCGGTCATGAAGCGACGATTCAGTTCCAGACGGCTCGCCTGCAGGAGCTCGAATCAGAACTGGCCAGGCTTCAGCGGCAGCAATTTATGTTGGGGCGGCGAGCGCGCGAAACCCGACTGGAAATCGCCGGGCAGCAGGATCGACTGATCGAGTTCGAGCAGGAAAATTCGGCGTGTCAGCGACGTGTTGTCGAGCATGAGCAGGATGTGGTGTTGGCGGCGCGCGAGCTCGCCGTGCGCCGGGATCAGCTTGAACGCGATCACGCGCGCCGGTTGGAACTGACAAAGCTTGTTTCGGACACGGCGAACGCCGTGACAATGCTTCAGGCCAATGTGGCGACATTGCGGTCAAATCAACAGAAGATCATTTCGCAACTCGACGCATTGGATGGAACCATTGCCGAGCGTGATCTCGAACGCGCACAAGGCCTGCGTCGCGTCGAAGAGGCATCGCAAAGTCAGCAGTTGGCGCTGCAGAACTTGCGGTCATCGCAGTTGAATCGAGCCAACTTGTTGGGGGTCCAAGAAGAGACGAAGCGGACGCTGGCCGAATGCCGGGAACGGCGAAGTGCGGCGCACGCACGGAAGTCGCTGTTGGAAGACCTTGAGCTGCGGCAGGAAGGTCTGGGGATTGGTGTCAAGGAAATCCTGACGCGTGCTCGAACGTCTCCTTCACCTCCATGGAACTCGATTGTCGGCAGCGTGGCCGAATTGCTGGACGTGGATTTGGAACGTGCCGCCCTGCTGGAAGTGGCGCTGGGCCCCCGTGCGCAATTGATTGTCTTGCGGGAATATCAGGCGCTGCTGGACTACTTGAATCAGGGAACCGTTCTGCTGACCAATCGGATTGGATTCATCGCGATTCCGGACCGCAGCATCAGCCAGTCGATCGCACCCGTACAGCACGGCGATCGATTCGTCCATTTGCAGCTCGATCCCGAGAAGTTGCCTGATCTGTCGCGTGAACCCGGCGTCGTGATGCGTGCGGATCAACTGATTCTGTCTGATCGAGGAATCATCGGGCTCGCACCGGCCGTCTTGTCGGACACCTGGATTGTCGAAACGATCGACGTGGCGCTGCGTCTGGCGGTGGGGCCGGGCATCGGTCTGCGATTCGTCACGATGCAGGGTGAACTGCTCGAAGCCAATGGATCGCTGTTCGTTGGTACGATTCGCACAGAAACGTCCCTGCTGTCACGCAAAAGCGAACTGCGGCGGTTGAAGAACGATCTGACACTGCTTGATCGCGACATCGCCACGGCGGAACAGTCGCTGCAGTCCATGTATCAATCGTTGACCGGGGCAGACTCGGAACTCGAAGCACTCGCGGCCGAGCTTGATTACGCCAATCAGCGGTTAGCGGATTTGAAATCGGAGCTTTCAGCGCAAGATCAGACTTTGGAACGGTTGAACCGCGAGCGTCAGATGTTGGCGCAGCAGTTATTGGATGGCGACGAAGCCCTGACCCGCCACGAGGAAGAGTACGCTATCGCGTTGCAGCAGGCGACGACGACCGACGAGGAACTTCAAAATCTGGTTGCCAGTCTGACTGTGCGTGGTGATGAAGTCGCTTCGCTTGAGCAGCAACATCGTCAGTTGGAACAGCAGAAGAGCGAACTTCAACTCGAATTGGTGAAGCAGGCGGAACGACTGGAGAGCCTGAAGTCGCAGGAAGGTCGTTTGAAGGAAGAACTGCAACAGCGGATGGCCCAGCACGAAGAGGCTGAACGCCGATATGGGACATCGTTCGCGCAATGCGAGCGGATCCTGTTGCAGATTTTGAACACCCGCGCGGCCCGAGACGAGCGAATGCTGGTTGCGGAGCAAATTCAATCCATCTTGCACGGTTTGGAAAACGAGAAACGCGCCCTCCGCATTGAACGCAGTCAGTTCGTGGAGCAAGAGCTGGCATTGCGGAAGCAGCGTCGTGAACTGGAAGATCGGCATCACGGCAACGAGATTCGCGTCCGCGAGATGAAAAGCAATCTCGCCGGTTTGGACGAACGACTCGAAGAGGAATATCAGCTCAAGCTCGTGGATGTCGTCGAATCAGGCGTGTCAGCACTCGGCATGCTGATTGAGGAACGAAACAGCAAGCCGTCACATCGACACAAAGCTCGCAAAGAGAAAGAAGAGGAATCACACGCGAACGAGGGGGAAACGACGGAGCCCGAAATCGCGGCGGATGACGCGCACATCGAACCATTGCCGGCCACCGTCGATGACACTCACCACGAGACGGCCATGTCGGTCGTGGATAACGGATTGCCACTGCTCTTTTCTGAGGCCCGTCCGGAACTGGATGCACGCGTGAATCGGCTGCGAAAACAATTGAAAATGATGGGGGCCGTCAATACTGACAGCCTGCGCGACCTGGAAATGCAAGAGAATCGATTCACTCAGCTTTCGGCTCAGTTGCAGGATCTGGTGGAAGCCAAGCAGACGCTGGAAGACATCATTCGCAAGATCAATGCAGAGAGTCGACGGCTGTTCCTTGAGACGTTCGAAACAATTCGAAACAACTTCCGCGACCTGTTTCGGCAGGTTTTCGGCGGTGGCGAAGGCGATATCGTTCTCGAAGATCCCGACGACATTCTTGACTGTGGGATCGACATTGCGGCGCGGCCACCCGGGAAGGAACTGCGGAGCATTTCCCTGCTTAGCGGGGGTGAAAAGACGATGACGGCCATTGCGCTGATCATGTCGATCTTCAAGAGCAAACCCAGTCCGTTTTGTATTCTGGACGAAGTCGACGCCGCCCTCGACGAAGCAAATGTCGAACGGTTTACCGCCGTGGTAAAAGCGTTCCAGCAGACCACTCAGTTCATTATGATCACTCACCATAAGCGATCGATGACTGTGGCAGACGTCTTGTACGGGGTGACGATGGAGGAATCTGGGATCTCGAAACGGATGAGTGTGCGTTTCGAAGATGTCAGCGACGACGGCAATTTCAAGCCGTCAGCCCAACCATCTGCGGCGTGA